One Cryptomeria japonica chromosome 9, Sugi_1.0, whole genome shotgun sequence genomic window carries:
- the LOC131032508 gene encoding cytochrome P450 71AU50, with the protein MAWFNSLAVELGFPLILLWIIYRFVTKRKSQTNKGKLGLPPGPRPWPLIGNLHLLGSLPHKSLADLAKKYGPIMSLRLGSVPTIVASSPAMAKEFLKTHDLIFANRPPSAAAHYMAYQRRNMVFAPYGEYWRQIRKLCTIELLTTKRTESFRWVREEEVSAMVRSVWEKSNKGMRCSELRKPISSLTLNIICRMFAGRTFSDHELGGGEWFLKMMDEIMHLGGVFVLGDYIPSLAFLDLGGFCRRMQAAHRIYDEFADKLIDEHVERRRAKKSESLDIVDVLLDMAESENSAIEVSRVQMKAIIWDMLSGGVETSAATVEWAMTELLRNPQVMTKAQQEIDLQVGRDRIVRESDIVNLEYLRCVVNETFRLHPPGPLLVPHESTEGCTVGGYYIPPKTRLYVNIWAIGRDASVWEDALEFKPERFIGSSIDVKGHHFELLTFGAGRRGCPGISMGLANVYLVLAQLIHCFDWSADGNLDRDEEFGLTLPRKRPLSALPSWRLTTDEPL; encoded by the exons TCCTCCTCTGGATTATATACAGATTTGTCACAAAGAGGAAGAGCCAGACCAACAAGGGGAAGTTGGGATTACCACCAGGGCCACGGCCATGGCCACTGATAGGCAATCTCCATCTTTTGGGAAGCCTTCCTCACAAATCCCTAGCCGACCTTGCAAAAAAGTACGGGCCCATCATGTCTCTCCGCCTGGGCTCGGTACCCACGATTGTGGCCTCTTCCCCTGCCATGGCCAAAGAATTCCTTAAAACCCACGATCTGATCTTCGCAAATAGGCCACCTTCAGCGGCGGCCCATTACATGGCCTACCAGCGCAGAAACATGGTGTTTGCCCCCTACGGAGAGTACTGGCGGCAGATCAGAAAGCTCTGCACAATTGAATTGCTGACGACCAAGAGAACGGAGTCATTCAGGTGGGTGAGGGAGGAAGAGGTGTCTGCCATGGTGCGATCTGTGTGGGAGAAGAGCAACAAGGGCATGCGCTGCAGCGAACTGCGGAAGCCCATCTCCTCCCTCACACTCAACATTATCTGCAGAATGTTTGCAGGCAGAACTTTCTCCGACCATGAACTGGGCGGTGGAGAGTGGTTTTTAAAGATGATGGATGAGATTATGCATCTCGGAGGAGTATTTGTTCTCGGAGACTACATTCCCTCTCTTGCCTTTCTCGATTTGGGAGGCTTCTGCCGCCGTATGCAGGCTGCTCATAGAATATACGATGAATTTGCTGACAAGCTCATCGATGAGCACGTTGAACGGAGAAGAGCGAAAAAGTCAGAGTCTCTGGACATTGTGGACGTGTTGCTCGACATGGCTGAGAGCGAGAATTCTGCGATAGAAGTCTCTCGCGTTCAAATGAAAGCAATCATCTGG GACATGTTAAGCGGTGGAGTAGAGACATCTGCGGCAACTGTAGAATGGGCAATGACTGAGCTGCTGAGAAACCCTCAAGTGATGACAAAGGCGCAGCAAGAGATTGACTTACAGGTTGGGAGAGATCGCATCGTAAGGGAAAGTGATATTGTTAATTTAGAGTACTTGCGATGTGTGGTGAATGAAACATTTCGATTACATCCACCAGGCCCCTTGCTCGTGCCACACGAGTCCACTGAGGGCTGCACTGTGGGAGGATATTACATTCCACCAAAAACAAGGCTGTATGTGAACATTTGGGCAATCGGAAGGGATGCAAGTGTTTGGGAAGATGCTTTAGAATTCAAGCCCGAGAGATTTATTGGTTCAAGCATAGACGTGAAAGGCCATCACTTTGAATTGCTGACTTTCGGAGCAGGAAGGAGAGGATGCCCTGGGATTTCCATGGGCCTTGCTAATGTTTACTTGGTTCTGGCTCAGCTCATACACTGCTTTGATTGGAGTGCAGACGGCAATTTGGATAGGGATGAAGAGTTCGGATTGACCTTACCAAGAAAGAGGCCTCTCTCTGCTCTTCCCTCCTGGAGGCTCACCACCGATGAGCCACTATAA